A single region of the Pelobates fuscus isolate aPelFus1 chromosome 4, aPelFus1.pri, whole genome shotgun sequence genome encodes:
- the LOC134609321 gene encoding serine/threonine-protein kinase SBK1-like has protein sequence MSNLKEDCRNLLKTLDSRRKFPCVELVKEITFAIFQKQQNYNEDLSLLIKDYKKAVFKTNILHPQVYASDLSKEPAFQLIAMENTSENQEIQMIPEQYQVLEKLGEGTFGQVFLAHDKLAGRSVALKLMKKERTHQDAFVKEFKVAVYLSHHRGIITTYPYFFDTLKHYVYVQEVATAGTLKSIIVEKVGLPEYIVKRCAAQISEALFFIHNQGLVHRDLKPDNILLMDKECHEIKIGDFGLTERFGRFIPSMSHIIPYMAPELSILEPNQYLHLSPSIDVWAFGVTLYVALTGCFPWLEAVNKDHKFRIFASWKTYGELDSPPVSWQSFTREALVMFSSLLSLNPSVRMSGGIVYNYLHVPWRYKELNINR, from the exons ATGTCTAATCTAAAGGAGGATTG CAGGAACCTCTTGAAGACATTGGACTCCAGGAGAAAATTTCCATGTGTTGAACTTGTGAAAGAGATCACGTTTGCCATATTCCAAA AACAGCAAAACTACAATGAAGATTTATCTTTACttataaaagattataaaaaagcAGTTTTTAAAACGAATATTTTGCATCCTCAGGTTTACGCTTCAGATCTGAGTAAAGAACctgccttccagctcattgcaatGGAAAATACATCCGAAAACCAAGAGATCCAGATGATTCCAGAGCAGTACCAGGTTCTTGAAAAGCTTGGAGAAGGGACCTTTGGTCAAGTTTTCCTGGCTCATGACAAGCTAGCAG GTCGATCAGTGGCGCTAAAACTGATGAAGAAAGAGAGAACCCACCAAGATGCCTTTGTCAAGGAATTCAAGGTTGCGGTCTATCTGTCTCATCACAGGGGTATCATTACAACCTACCCCTACTTCTTTGATACCCTGAAACACTACGTCTACGTCCAGGAGGTGGCAACAGCAGGGACCCTCAAATCCATTATTGTTGAGAAG gTTGGGTTACCAGAATACATTGTGAAGCGTTGTGCTGCTCAGATTTCCGAAGCATTGTTTTTCATTCATAATCAAGGGTTGGTGCATAGAGACCTGAAACCAGACAACATCTTGCTTATGGATAAAGAATGCCACGAAATTAAGATCGGAGATTTTGGTCTAACAGAACGTTTTGGTAGATTCATCCCATCGATGTCTCATATAATACCATACATGGCACCTGAGCTTTCTATTCTGGAACCTAACCAATATCTACACTTGAGTCCAAGTATTGATGTCTGGGCATTTGGAGTCACTCTGTATGTAGCTCTCACTGGCTGCTTTCCATGGCTGGAAGCTGTAAACAAAGACCATAAATTCCGGATATTTGCAAGCTGGAAAACATATGGCGAGTTAGACTCTCCCCCAGTTTCCTGGCAGAGTTTTACCAGGGAAGCATTGGTTATGTTTTCCAGTTTACTTTCACTGAATCCTTCCGTTAGAATGTCTGGTGGCATTGTTTACAATTACCTGCATGTACCATGGAGATACAAAGAGCTGAATATTAATAGGTGA